The Streptomyces pactum genome contains a region encoding:
- a CDS encoding glycosyltransferase family 2 protein, with protein MRVGAVVITMGNRPEELRALLDSVAKQDGDPVEVVVVGNGSPVPEVPDSVRTVELPENLGIPGGRNVGIEAFGPGGRDVDILLFLDDDGLLARTDTAELCRQAFAADDELGIISFRIADPDTGETQRRHVPRLRASDPMRSSRVTTFLGGANAVRTRVLTQVGGLPDAFFYAHEETDLAWRALDAGWMIDYRSDMVLNHPTTAPSRHAVYHRMVARNRVWLARRNLPALLVPVYLGVWMLLTLLRRPSRPALKAWFGGFREGWATPCGPRRPMRWRTVWRLTRLGRPPVI; from the coding sequence ATGAGGGTCGGCGCCGTCGTCATCACGATGGGCAACCGCCCCGAGGAACTGCGCGCGCTGCTCGACTCGGTCGCGAAGCAGGACGGCGACCCGGTCGAGGTGGTCGTGGTCGGCAACGGCTCGCCCGTCCCGGAGGTGCCGGACAGCGTGCGCACCGTCGAACTGCCCGAGAACCTGGGCATCCCCGGCGGCCGCAACGTCGGCATCGAGGCCTTCGGCCCGGGCGGCCGGGACGTCGACATCCTGCTCTTCCTCGACGACGACGGCCTGCTCGCCCGCACCGACACCGCCGAGCTGTGCCGGCAGGCGTTCGCGGCCGACGACGAGCTCGGCATCATCAGCTTCCGCATCGCCGACCCGGACACCGGCGAGACCCAGCGCCGGCACGTCCCGCGGCTGCGTGCCTCGGACCCGATGCGCTCCTCGCGGGTGACCACCTTCCTCGGCGGCGCCAACGCCGTCCGCACCCGCGTCCTCACGCAGGTCGGCGGTCTGCCGGACGCCTTCTTCTACGCCCACGAGGAGACCGACCTGGCCTGGCGGGCCCTGGACGCGGGCTGGATGATCGACTACCGGTCCGACATGGTGCTGAACCACCCCACGACCGCGCCCTCGCGGCACGCGGTCTACCACCGCATGGTCGCCCGCAACCGCGTCTGGCTCGCCCGCCGCAACCTCCCCGCGCTCCTCGTTCCCGTCTACCTCGGGGTGTGGATGCTGCTCACCCTGCTGCGCCGCCCCTCGCGACCGGCCCTGAAGGCGTGGTTCGGCGGCTTCCGCGAGGGCTGGGCCACCCCGTGCGGCCCTCGCCGGCCCATGCGGTGGCGTACGGTGTGGCGGCTGACCCGGCTGGGCCGGCCTCCCGTGATCTGA
- the hpnC gene encoding squalene synthase HpnC yields MTVTHTAHAVDPERGTLAKAADENFPVAPFFLPRDWRTDLMAVYGFARLVDDIGDGDLAPGGADARLLGVPADRAEDRLLMLDAFEDDLRRVFDGAPRHPLLRRLQPTVRRRSLAPGPFLGLIAANRQDQVVARYETYDDLLAYCELSANPVGRLVLAVTGTSTPERIRRSDAICTALQIVEHLQDVAEDLGRDRVYLPAEDMKRFHVQETDLAAPTASASVRALVAYEAGRARDLLNEGAPLVGSVHGRLRLLLAGFVAGGRAALRAIAAADHDVLPGPPKPGKVQLLREVGVTLRGEG; encoded by the coding sequence ATGACGGTCACCCACACGGCGCACGCCGTCGACCCGGAGCGCGGCACCCTCGCCAAGGCCGCGGACGAGAACTTCCCCGTGGCCCCCTTCTTCCTGCCCCGCGACTGGCGCACCGACCTCATGGCCGTGTACGGCTTCGCCCGCCTCGTCGACGACATCGGCGACGGCGACCTGGCCCCCGGCGGCGCCGACGCCCGCCTCCTCGGCGTCCCCGCCGACCGCGCCGAGGACCGGCTGCTGATGCTGGACGCCTTCGAGGACGACCTGCGCAGGGTCTTCGACGGCGCCCCCCGCCACCCGCTGCTGCGCCGCCTCCAGCCGACCGTGCGCCGCCGCTCGCTGGCCCCCGGGCCCTTCCTCGGACTGATCGCCGCCAACCGCCAGGACCAGGTCGTCGCGCGGTACGAGACCTACGACGACCTCCTCGCCTACTGCGAGCTGTCCGCCAACCCGGTCGGGCGGCTCGTCCTCGCCGTCACCGGCACCTCGACGCCCGAGCGGATCCGCCGCTCCGACGCGATCTGCACCGCCCTGCAGATCGTCGAGCACCTCCAGGACGTGGCCGAGGACCTGGGCCGGGACCGCGTCTACCTGCCCGCCGAGGACATGAAGCGCTTCCACGTCCAGGAGACGGATCTCGCCGCGCCCACCGCGAGCGCGTCGGTGCGCGCCCTGGTCGCGTACGAAGCCGGGCGCGCCCGCGATCTGCTGAACGAGGGAGCCCCCCTGGTGGGTAGCGTCCACGGCAGGCTGCGTCTGCTGCTGGCGGGGTTCGTGGCGGGCGGCAGGGCGGCGCTGAGGGCGATCGCCGCCGCCGATCACGACGTACTTCCCGGCCCGCCCAAGCCCGGCAAGGTCCAGTTGCTGCGCGAGGTGGGCGTGACCCTGCGAGGAGAGGGGTGA
- the hpnD gene encoding presqualene diphosphate synthase HpnD encodes MIGTVESSEHASAPVLAAYSYCEAVTGQQARNFAYGIRLLPTPKRRAMSALYAFSRRVDDIGDGALAVDVKVTRLEETRAVLARIHEGAVEEDDTDPVAVALAHAATRFPIPLGGLDELIDGVQMDVRGETYETWDDLKTYCRCVAGAIGRLSLGVFGTEPGARGADRAPEYADTLGLALQLTNILRDVREDAEGGRTYLPADDLAKFGCSAGFSGPTPPEGSDFAGLVHFEVRRARALFAEGYRLLPMLDRRSGACVAAMAGIYRRLLDRIERDPEAVLRGRVSLPGREKAYVAVRGLSGLDTRHVTRRAVRRRA; translated from the coding sequence GTGATCGGGACCGTGGAGTCGTCAGAGCACGCGTCGGCACCGGTACTCGCCGCCTACAGCTACTGCGAGGCCGTCACCGGACAGCAGGCCCGCAACTTCGCCTACGGCATCCGGCTCCTGCCGACGCCCAAGCGCCGGGCGATGTCGGCGCTGTACGCGTTCTCGCGCCGCGTCGACGACATCGGCGACGGGGCGCTGGCGGTCGACGTCAAGGTCACCCGGCTCGAGGAGACCCGGGCCGTGCTGGCCCGCATCCACGAGGGCGCGGTCGAGGAGGACGACACCGACCCGGTCGCCGTCGCCCTCGCCCACGCGGCCACGCGGTTCCCGATCCCGCTCGGCGGCCTCGACGAACTCATCGACGGCGTCCAGATGGACGTCCGCGGCGAGACCTACGAGACCTGGGACGACCTGAAGACCTACTGCCGCTGCGTGGCGGGCGCCATCGGACGCCTCTCCCTGGGCGTCTTCGGTACGGAACCGGGGGCCCGCGGCGCCGACCGCGCGCCCGAGTACGCCGACACGCTCGGGCTCGCACTTCAGCTCACCAACATCCTGCGGGACGTCCGTGAGGACGCCGAGGGCGGGCGGACCTACCTGCCCGCCGACGACCTCGCCAAGTTCGGCTGCTCGGCCGGGTTCAGCGGGCCGACGCCACCCGAGGGCTCCGACTTCGCGGGCCTCGTGCACTTCGAGGTGCGTCGGGCCCGCGCCCTCTTCGCCGAGGGCTACCGGCTGCTGCCCATGCTCGACCGGCGCAGCGGCGCCTGCGTGGCCGCCATGGCCGGCATCTACCGCCGCCTCCTGGACCGCATCGAGCGCGACCCCGAGGCCGTGCTGCGCGGCCGGGTCTCGCTCCCCGGACGCGAGAAGGCGTACGTCGCCGTGCGCGGTCTGTCCGGTCTCGACACCCGGCACGTCACCCGGCGGGCCGTCAGGAGGCGCGCCTGA
- a CDS encoding ABC transporter ATP-binding protein: protein MAEQQQGERVPTVIADELHIVYRVNGARTGKGSATAALSRMIRRGSDDAARGVRKVHAVRGVSFTAYRGEAIGLIGSNGSGKSTLLRAIAGLLPAERGKVYTDGQPSLLGVNAALMNDLTGERNVILGGLAMGMTREQIKERYQDIVDFSGINEKGDFITLPMRTYSSGMAARLRFSIAAAKDHDVLMIDEALATGDRKFQTRSEERIRELKKEAGTVFLVSHNNKSIRDTCNRVLWLERGELRMDGPTEEVLKEYEKFTGK, encoded by the coding sequence GTGGCTGAGCAGCAGCAGGGCGAGCGGGTGCCGACGGTCATCGCGGACGAACTGCACATCGTCTACCGCGTCAACGGCGCCAGGACCGGCAAGGGCAGCGCGACCGCCGCCCTGAGCCGCATGATCAGGAGAGGATCCGACGACGCGGCCCGGGGTGTGCGCAAGGTGCACGCCGTGCGGGGCGTCTCCTTCACCGCCTACCGGGGCGAGGCCATCGGCCTGATCGGTTCCAACGGTTCCGGCAAGTCGACCCTGCTGCGGGCCATCGCCGGCCTGCTGCCCGCCGAGCGCGGCAAGGTCTACACCGACGGCCAGCCCTCCCTCCTCGGGGTGAACGCGGCCCTGATGAACGACCTGACCGGCGAGCGGAACGTCATCCTCGGCGGCCTGGCCATGGGCATGACCCGGGAGCAGATCAAGGAGCGCTACCAGGACATCGTCGACTTCTCCGGCATCAACGAGAAGGGCGACTTCATCACACTGCCGATGCGCACCTACTCCTCCGGCATGGCCGCCCGGCTGCGCTTCTCCATCGCCGCCGCCAAGGACCACGACGTCCTGATGATCGACGAGGCGCTGGCCACCGGTGACCGCAAGTTCCAGACGCGCTCCGAGGAGCGCATCAGGGAGCTCAAGAAGGAGGCCGGCACGGTCTTCCTGGTCAGTCACAACAACAAGTCCATCCGCGACACCTGCAACCGCGTGCTGTGGCTGGAACGCGGCGAACTGCGCATGGACGGACCGACCGAAGAGGTTCTCAAGGAGTACGAGAAGTTCACGGGCAAGTAG
- a CDS encoding CDP-alcohol phosphatidyltransferase family protein: MSRPSVAELRPVVHPAGVKDRRSGEHWAGRLYMREVSLRIDRYLVNTRITPNQLTYLMTVCGVLAAPALLVPGITGAVLGVVAVQLYLLLDCVDGEVARWKKQYSLGGVYLDRVGAYLTDAAVLVGLGLRAADIWGTGRIDWLWAFLGTLAALGAILIKAETDLVGVARHQTGKEPVKESASEPRSSGMALARRAAGALKFHRLILGIEASLLILVLAIVDASRGDLFFTRLGTAVLAGIALLQTLLHLVSILASSRLK, from the coding sequence ATGTCAAGGCCATCGGTAGCTGAACTACGTCCGGTCGTCCACCCCGCGGGGGTGAAGGACCGGCGCAGCGGTGAGCACTGGGCGGGACGCCTCTACATGCGCGAGGTCTCGCTGCGGATCGACCGCTACCTGGTGAACACCAGGATCACGCCCAACCAGCTCACGTACCTGATGACCGTCTGCGGCGTGCTCGCGGCCCCGGCCCTGCTGGTGCCGGGCATCACGGGCGCCGTGCTCGGCGTCGTGGCGGTCCAGCTCTACCTGCTGCTGGACTGCGTCGACGGCGAGGTCGCGCGCTGGAAGAAGCAGTACTCGCTCGGCGGCGTCTACCTGGACCGGGTCGGCGCCTACCTGACCGACGCCGCCGTCCTGGTCGGCCTCGGCCTGCGGGCCGCCGACATCTGGGGCACCGGGCGGATCGACTGGCTGTGGGCCTTCCTCGGTACCCTGGCCGCCCTCGGCGCCATCCTGATCAAGGCCGAGACCGACCTGGTCGGCGTCGCCCGGCACCAGACCGGGAAGGAGCCGGTCAAGGAGTCCGCGTCCGAGCCGCGCTCCTCCGGCATGGCGCTGGCCCGCCGGGCCGCCGGGGCGCTCAAGTTCCACCGGCTGATCCTCGGCATCGAGGCGTCCCTGCTGATCCTCGTCCTCGCGATCGTCGACGCGAGCCGCGGCGACCTGTTCTTCACCCGCCTCGGCACCGCCGTGCTCGCCGGCATCGCGCTGCTGCAGACCCTCCTGCACCTGGTGTCCATCCTCGCCTCCAGCAGGCTGAAGTGA
- the hpnE gene encoding hydroxysqualene dehydroxylase HpnE, which translates to MTHGNGTCDGGQLADVSALRPGGHAVVVGGGLAGVTAALALADAGVRVTLLEGRPRLGGLAFSFQRGDLTVDNGQHVYLRCCTAYRWFLDRIGGAALAPVQDRLDVPVLDLARPEGRRLGRLRRDALPVPLHLGRSLATYPHLSLAERARVGRAALALKGLDLADPALDTQDFGSWLAAHGQSARAVEALWDLVGIATLNAVAGDASLGLAAMVFKTGLLSDPGAADIGWARVPLGELHDRLAREALDSAGVRTEVRTRVTSVRGHENGGWSVQVPDETLDADAVVLAVPQREAHDLLPAGALDAPGNLLEIGTAPILNIHVIYDRKVLATPFLTALGTPVQWVFDRTEASGLKEGQYLALSQSTAQNEIDEPVATLRERYLPELERLLPRTRGAGVKDFFVTRERTATFAPAPGVGRLRPGARTKAPGLYLAGAWTATGWPATMESAVRSGVGAAGAALGALGRSRGRLPDFFEEAA; encoded by the coding sequence ATGACCCACGGCAACGGGACGTGCGACGGCGGGCAGCTCGCGGACGTCTCCGCCCTGCGCCCCGGCGGACACGCCGTCGTGGTCGGCGGCGGGCTCGCCGGAGTCACCGCCGCGCTCGCGCTCGCCGACGCCGGGGTGCGCGTGACCCTGCTCGAAGGCCGGCCGCGCCTGGGCGGGCTCGCCTTCTCCTTCCAGCGCGGCGACCTCACCGTCGACAACGGCCAGCACGTGTACCTGCGCTGCTGCACCGCCTACCGCTGGTTCCTCGACCGTATCGGCGGGGCGGCGCTCGCACCCGTGCAGGACCGTCTCGACGTGCCCGTTCTCGACCTGGCCAGGCCCGAGGGGCGGCGGCTCGGCAGACTGCGGCGCGACGCCCTGCCCGTGCCCCTGCACCTGGGGCGCAGCCTCGCGACGTACCCGCACCTCTCGCTCGCCGAGCGCGCCCGGGTCGGCCGGGCCGCGCTCGCGCTCAAGGGGCTCGACCTCGCCGACCCCGCCCTGGACACCCAGGACTTCGGCAGTTGGCTGGCCGCGCACGGTCAGTCGGCGCGCGCCGTCGAGGCCCTGTGGGACCTGGTCGGGATCGCCACCCTCAACGCGGTCGCGGGCGACGCCTCGCTGGGGCTCGCCGCGATGGTGTTCAAGACCGGTCTGCTGTCCGACCCGGGCGCGGCCGACATCGGCTGGGCCCGCGTCCCGCTGGGCGAACTGCACGACCGGCTGGCCCGCGAGGCGCTCGACTCCGCGGGCGTCCGTACCGAGGTCCGTACACGCGTCACCTCCGTCCGTGGACACGAGAACGGCGGCTGGAGCGTTCAGGTTCCCGACGAGACGCTCGACGCGGACGCGGTCGTCCTCGCCGTACCGCAGCGCGAGGCGCACGACCTGCTGCCCGCGGGCGCCCTCGACGCCCCCGGAAACCTTCTGGAGATCGGCACCGCGCCGATCCTCAACATCCACGTGATCTACGACCGCAAGGTGCTCGCCACGCCGTTCCTCACGGCTCTCGGCACGCCGGTCCAGTGGGTGTTCGACCGTACCGAGGCCTCCGGACTGAAGGAGGGTCAGTACCTGGCGCTGTCGCAGTCGACCGCGCAGAACGAGATCGACGAACCCGTGGCCACGTTGCGCGAGCGCTACCTGCCCGAGCTGGAGCGGCTGCTGCCCCGCACCCGGGGCGCCGGGGTCAAGGACTTCTTCGTGACCCGGGAGCGCACCGCGACCTTCGCTCCCGCCCCGGGCGTCGGACGGCTCCGGCCCGGCGCCCGCACCAAGGCACCCGGCCTCTACCTGGCCGGAGCGTGGACCGCCACCGGGTGGCCCGCGACCATGGAGAGTGCGGTGCGCAGCGGTGTCGGGGCGGCGGGCGCCGCGCTCGGCGCCCTGGGCCGGTCCCGCGGCCGCCTTCCCGATTTCTTCGAGGAGGCGGCGTGA
- a CDS encoding polyprenyl synthetase family protein, whose product MPPAPKAAPRTTVDVTALLERGRTLATPVLRAAVDRLAPPMDTVAAYHFGWIDAQGRPADGDGGKAVRPALAVLSAEVTGAAPETGVPGAVAVELVHNFSLLHDDLMDGDEQRRHRDTVWKVHGPAQAILVGDALFALANEVLLELGTVEAGRATRRLTKASRALIDGQAQDISYEHRDRVSVEECLEMEGNKTGALLACASSIGAVLGGADEHTADTLEKYGYHLGLAFQAVDDLLGIWGDPESTGKQTWSDLRQRKKSLPVVAALAAQGTASERLGEILTADAEASDFANFSEEEFAARAALIEEAGGREWTADEARRQHTIAIEALDAVDMPDRVRDRFTALADFVVVRKR is encoded by the coding sequence GTGCCCCCGGCCCCGAAGGCCGCTCCGAGGACCACGGTGGACGTGACCGCGCTCCTGGAGCGCGGCCGGACCCTGGCCACGCCGGTCCTGCGGGCGGCCGTCGACCGTCTGGCACCGCCCATGGACACCGTCGCCGCCTACCACTTCGGCTGGATCGACGCCCAGGGCAGGCCCGCGGACGGCGACGGCGGCAAGGCCGTCCGTCCCGCGCTCGCGGTGCTCTCCGCCGAGGTCACCGGGGCCGCGCCCGAGACCGGCGTGCCCGGCGCGGTGGCCGTGGAACTGGTGCACAACTTCTCCCTCCTGCACGACGACCTGATGGACGGCGACGAGCAGCGCCGCCACCGCGACACCGTCTGGAAGGTGCACGGCCCCGCCCAGGCCATCCTGGTCGGCGACGCCCTGTTCGCCCTGGCCAACGAGGTGCTGCTGGAGCTCGGCACCGTCGAGGCCGGCCGCGCCACCCGCCGTCTGACCAAGGCATCCCGCGCCCTGATCGACGGTCAGGCCCAGGACATCTCCTACGAGCACCGCGACCGCGTCAGCGTCGAGGAGTGCCTGGAGATGGAGGGCAACAAGACCGGCGCCCTGCTCGCCTGCGCCAGTTCCATCGGCGCGGTGCTCGGCGGCGCCGACGAGCACACCGCCGACACGCTGGAGAAGTACGGCTACCACCTCGGCCTCGCCTTCCAGGCCGTCGACGACCTCCTCGGTATCTGGGGCGACCCGGAATCGACCGGCAAGCAGACCTGGAGCGACCTGCGCCAGCGCAAGAAGTCCCTGCCGGTCGTGGCCGCCCTCGCGGCGCAGGGGACCGCCTCCGAACGCCTCGGCGAGATCCTCACCGCCGACGCCGAGGCCAGTGACTTCGCGAACTTCTCCGAGGAGGAGTTCGCGGCCCGCGCCGCCCTGATCGAGGAGGCGGGCGGGCGGGAGTGGACCGCCGACGAGGCGCGTCGCCAGCACACCATCGCCATCGAGGCCCTCGACGCCGTCGACATGCCCGACCGGGTACGGGACAGGTTCACGGCGCTCGCGGACTTCGTCGTCGTACGAAAGAGATGA
- a CDS encoding ABC transporter permease: MSETTHDGTVAMTKPVSPDEGLTPARLAAKYGLSVSGARPSLGEYVRQLWGRRHFILAFSQAKLTAQYSQAKLGQLWQVATPLLNALVYFMIFGLILNAGRGMPKDVYIPFLVTGVFVFTFTQSSAMAGVRAISGNLGLVRALHFPRASLPISFALQQLQQLLASMVVMFAVVIGFGSYPSLSWLLALPALVLQFLFNMGLALIVARMGAKTPDLAQLMPFIMRTWMYASGVMFSIPIMLEDKPAWLADVLQWNPAAVYMDLIRFALIDGYGSENLPPHVWAAALGWAVLLAVGGFVYFWKAEERYGRG, translated from the coding sequence GTGAGTGAGACAACGCACGACGGCACGGTCGCCATGACCAAGCCCGTGTCGCCCGACGAGGGCCTCACACCGGCCCGGCTGGCCGCCAAGTACGGGCTGTCGGTGAGCGGTGCCCGGCCGTCCCTCGGCGAGTACGTCCGTCAACTCTGGGGGCGGCGGCACTTCATCCTCGCCTTCTCCCAGGCGAAGCTGACCGCCCAGTACAGCCAGGCCAAACTCGGCCAGTTGTGGCAGGTGGCCACCCCGCTGCTGAACGCCCTCGTCTACTTCATGATCTTCGGCCTGATCCTCAACGCCGGCCGGGGCATGCCGAAGGACGTGTACATCCCGTTCCTGGTGACGGGTGTGTTCGTCTTCACCTTCACCCAGTCCTCGGCGATGGCGGGCGTACGCGCGATCTCCGGCAACCTCGGTCTGGTGCGGGCGCTGCACTTCCCGCGTGCCTCGCTCCCGATCTCGTTCGCGCTCCAGCAGCTCCAGCAACTGCTGGCCTCGATGGTCGTGATGTTCGCGGTGGTGATCGGCTTCGGCAGCTATCCCTCGCTGTCCTGGCTGCTGGCCCTCCCGGCGCTCGTCCTGCAGTTCCTCTTCAACATGGGGCTGGCGCTGATCGTGGCCCGGATGGGCGCCAAGACACCGGACCTGGCCCAGCTCATGCCGTTCATCATGCGCACCTGGATGTACGCGTCCGGCGTCATGTTCTCCATCCCGATCATGCTCGAGGACAAGCCGGCCTGGCTGGCCGACGTGCTCCAGTGGAACCCGGCCGCCGTCTACATGGACCTGATCCGCTTCGCGCTGATCGACGGCTACGGCTCCGAGAACCTGCCGCCGCACGTGTGGGCGGCGGCGCTCGGCTGGGCCGTGCTCCTCGCCGTGGGCGGCTTCGTGTACTTCTGGAAGGCGGAGGAGAGGTACGGCCGTGGCTGA
- the shc gene encoding squalene--hopene cyclase yields MTATTDGSTGAAPPFRAAAASETADITIPAAAAGVPEAAARATRRATDFLLSRQDAQGWWKGDLETNVTMDAEDLLLRQFLGILDEETTRAAALFIRGEQREDGTWATFYGGPGELSATIEAYVALRLAGDAPEAPHMARASEWIRSRGGIAAARVFTRIWLALFGWWKWDDLPELPPELIYFPTWVPLNIYDFGCWARQTIVPLTIVSAKRPVRPAPFPLDELHTDPDLPNPPRPLAPAASWDGAFQRIDKALHAYRRVAPRRLRRAAMNTAARWIIERQENDGCWGGIQPPAVYSVIALYLLGYDLEHPVMRAGLESLDRFAVWREDGARMIEACQSPVWDTCLATIALADAGVPADHPQLVKAADWMLGEQIVRPGDWSVKRPGLPPGGWAFEFHNDNYPDIDDTAEVVLALRRVSHHDPERVEKAIGRGVRWNLGMQSRNGAWGAFDVDNTSSFPNRLPFCDFGEVIDPPSADVTAHVVEMLAVEGLAHDPRTRRGIRWLLDEQEPDGSWFGRWGVNYVYGTGSVVPALTAAGLPASHPAIRRAVTWLESVQNDDGGWGEDLRSYRYVREWSGRGASTASQTAWALMALLAAGERESKAVERGVEWLAATQREDGSWDEPYFTGTGFPWDFSINYHLYRQVFPLTALGRYVHGEPFAEKPRAAQAPALVEQSPTGPSAAEVKGR; encoded by the coding sequence ATGACAGCGACGACCGACGGAAGCACCGGGGCGGCCCCGCCGTTCCGCGCAGCCGCGGCCAGCGAAACAGCCGACATCACCATCCCCGCCGCGGCGGCCGGGGTACCAGAAGCCGCCGCTCGCGCCACCCGGCGCGCCACGGACTTCCTGCTCTCGCGGCAGGACGCCCAGGGCTGGTGGAAGGGCGACCTCGAGACGAACGTCACGATGGACGCCGAGGACCTGCTCCTCCGCCAGTTCCTGGGCATCCTCGACGAGGAGACCACGCGCGCCGCCGCCCTCTTCATCCGCGGCGAGCAGCGCGAGGACGGCACCTGGGCCACCTTCTACGGCGGCCCCGGCGAACTGTCCGCCACCATCGAGGCCTACGTGGCCCTCCGCCTGGCCGGCGACGCGCCCGAGGCGCCGCACATGGCCAGGGCGTCGGAGTGGATCCGGTCCCGGGGCGGCATCGCCGCCGCCCGCGTCTTCACCCGGATCTGGCTCGCCCTGTTCGGCTGGTGGAAGTGGGACGACCTGCCCGAACTCCCGCCCGAGCTGATCTACTTCCCCACCTGGGTGCCGCTCAACATCTACGACTTCGGCTGCTGGGCCCGGCAGACCATCGTGCCGCTCACCATCGTCTCCGCGAAGCGGCCGGTGCGCCCGGCGCCCTTCCCGCTGGACGAACTGCACACCGACCCGGACCTCCCCAACCCCCCGCGGCCACTGGCACCCGCGGCGAGCTGGGACGGCGCCTTCCAGCGCATCGACAAGGCCCTGCACGCCTACCGCAGGGTCGCCCCGCGCCGACTGCGCCGGGCCGCGATGAACACCGCCGCCCGCTGGATCATCGAGCGGCAGGAGAACGACGGCTGCTGGGGCGGCATCCAGCCGCCCGCCGTGTACTCGGTCATCGCCCTGTACCTGCTGGGCTACGACCTCGAACACCCCGTGATGCGGGCGGGGCTGGAGTCGCTGGACCGCTTCGCCGTGTGGCGCGAGGACGGGGCCCGGATGATCGAGGCCTGCCAGTCCCCGGTGTGGGACACCTGCCTCGCCACCATCGCGCTGGCCGACGCCGGGGTGCCCGCCGATCACCCGCAGTTGGTGAAGGCCGCGGACTGGATGCTCGGTGAGCAGATCGTACGCCCCGGCGACTGGTCGGTGAAGCGGCCCGGACTCCCGCCCGGCGGCTGGGCGTTCGAGTTCCACAACGACAACTACCCCGACATCGACGACACCGCCGAGGTGGTCCTCGCCCTGCGCCGGGTCAGCCACCACGACCCGGAGCGGGTGGAGAAGGCCATCGGCCGCGGCGTGCGCTGGAACCTTGGCATGCAGTCCAGGAACGGTGCCTGGGGCGCCTTCGACGTCGACAACACCAGCTCCTTCCCCAACCGGCTGCCGTTCTGCGACTTCGGCGAGGTCATCGACCCGCCGTCCGCGGACGTCACCGCGCACGTCGTCGAGATGCTCGCCGTGGAGGGCCTCGCCCACGACCCGCGCACCCGGCGCGGCATCCGGTGGCTGCTGGACGAACAGGAGCCGGACGGCTCGTGGTTCGGCCGCTGGGGCGTCAACTACGTCTACGGCACCGGCTCCGTCGTCCCCGCCCTGACCGCCGCCGGACTCCCCGCCTCCCACCCCGCGATCCGCCGCGCGGTGACCTGGCTGGAGTCCGTCCAGAACGACGACGGCGGCTGGGGCGAGGACCTGCGCTCCTACCGCTACGTCAGGGAGTGGAGCGGCCGGGGCGCCTCCACCGCCTCACAGACCGCGTGGGCGCTGATGGCCCTGCTCGCCGCGGGGGAGCGGGAGTCCAAGGCGGTCGAACGCGGCGTCGAGTGGCTCGCCGCCACTCAACGGGAGGACGGTTCCTGGGACGAGCCCTACTTCACCGGGACCGGCTTCCCCTGGGACTTCTCCATCAACTACCACCTCTACCGGCAGGTCTTCCCGCTCACCGCGCTGGGCCGCTACGTCCACGGAGAGCCCTTCGCCGAGAAGCCGCGCGCGGCACAGGCCCCCGCCCTCGTCGAGCAGTCGCCGACCGGACCGTCCGCGGCCGAGGTGAAGGGCCGCTGA
- a CDS encoding DUF6380 family protein has protein sequence MDTSGTLDTPDRGDASGEERRATLRWRSASLTETVGPTPFKHHGDRTGKGAP, from the coding sequence ATGGACACATCCGGCACACTCGACACGCCGGACCGGGGCGATGCCTCCGGCGAAGAACGGCGGGCAACCCTCCGGTGGCGGTCGGCGTCCCTGACTGAGACGGTCGGCCCTACGCCGTTCAAGCACCACGGCGACCGGACAGGGAAGGGCGCACCATGA